A portion of the Bacillus thuringiensis genome contains these proteins:
- the yabG gene encoding sporulation peptidase YabG, producing MALHVGELVERYSHKRDILFRIIEIKGEIAILFGEEIRLVADAPLEDLISIDQREHKKRVKREKETMERTYRLFQQDYVLMKQRHEHTSTGGYTSEVNYFQMPGRVLHIDGDPLYLRKCLDLYNKIGVPVQGIHCKETEMHEKVVDLIDHFRPDILVITGHDAYTKSKGVKGDLAAYRHSRHFVQAVREVRKKYPSLDQLVIFAGACQSHFEALIRAGANFASSPSRINIHALDPVYVVGKISFTSFMERVNVWDVVRNTITGEKGLGGIETRGILRTGLPFQHYEE from the coding sequence ATGGCTTTACATGTTGGAGAATTAGTGGAACGATATTCTCATAAGAGGGATATTCTTTTTCGTATTATAGAAATAAAAGGCGAGATAGCTATATTGTTTGGAGAGGAAATTAGACTGGTGGCGGATGCGCCACTTGAAGATTTAATTAGTATAGATCAACGAGAACATAAAAAAAGGGTGAAGCGTGAGAAAGAAACAATGGAGCGCACGTATCGTTTGTTTCAACAAGATTATGTATTAATGAAACAAAGGCATGAACATACTTCAACTGGTGGATACACAAGTGAGGTGAATTATTTTCAAATGCCGGGACGTGTATTGCATATAGATGGAGACCCTTTATATTTGCGCAAGTGTTTAGACTTATATAATAAAATTGGCGTTCCTGTACAAGGTATTCATTGTAAAGAAACGGAGATGCATGAAAAAGTAGTAGATTTAATAGATCACTTTCGCCCAGACATTCTCGTTATTACAGGGCATGATGCATATACAAAATCAAAAGGAGTGAAGGGAGATTTAGCAGCATATAGGCATTCAAGGCATTTTGTACAGGCTGTTCGAGAAGTGCGAAAAAAATATCCATCATTGGATCAACTTGTTATTTTTGCTGGGGCATGTCAATCTCACTTTGAGGCACTAATTCGTGCAGGGGCCAATTTCGCTAGTTCACCATCTAGAATTAATATTCATGCACTAGATCCTGTATATGTAGTTGGTAAAATTAGTTTTACTTCATTTATGGAGAGAGTCAATGTATGGGATGTCGTACGTAATACAATTACTGGTGAAAAGGGACTAGGCGGCATTGAAACGAGAGGGATTTTACGAACGGGATTACCTTTTCAACATTACGAAGAGTAA
- the veg gene encoding biofilm formation stimulator Veg, protein MSKRLDEIKSELDHHLGQRLMLKANSGRRKTVEQSGVLAETYRSVFVVQLDQQEDALQRVSYSYADVLTETVELTFYGDPHSEVIL, encoded by the coding sequence ATGTCAAAACGTTTAGATGAAATTAAAAGCGAATTAGATCACCATCTTGGACAGCGACTTATGTTAAAAGCAAATAGTGGAAGAAGAAAAACTGTAGAGCAATCAGGTGTACTAGCAGAAACATACCGTTCTGTTTTTGTTGTACAATTGGATCAACAAGAAGATGCGTTGCAACGTGTATCTTATAGTTACGCAGATGTTTTAACAGAGACAGTAGAGTTAACATTTTATGGAGACCCTCATAGTGAGGTCATTTTATAA
- the sspF gene encoding acid-soluble spore protein SspF — protein MSRRRGVMSNQFKEELAKELGFYDVVQKEGWGGIRAKDAGNMVKRAIEIAEQQLMKRNQ, from the coding sequence TTGAGTAGACGAAGAGGTGTCATGTCAAACCAATTTAAAGAAGAGCTAGCAAAAGAGCTTGGCTTTTATGATGTTGTTCAGAAAGAAGGATGGGGCGGAATTCGTGCGAAAGATGCTGGTAACATGGTGAAACGTGCTATAGAAATTGCAGAACAGCAATTAATGAAACGAAACCAGTAG
- the ispE gene encoding 4-(cytidine 5'-diphospho)-2-C-methyl-D-erythritol kinase — MKLLVKAPAKINLSLDVLGKRQDGYHEVKMIMTTIDLADRLELTELAEDRIEILSHNRYVPDDQRNLAYQAARLLKEKFNVKKGVSITIEKTIPVAAGLAGGSSDAAATLRGLNKLWNLGLTIDELAELGAEIGSDVSFCVYGGTAIATGRGEKIEHIKTPPSCWVILAKPHIGVSTADVYGNLKLNRVTHPNVDKMVDVINSGDYKGICDTVGNVLEDVTFGMHPEVARIKSQMKRFGADAVLMSGSGPTVFGLVHHDSRMHRIYNGLKGFCEQVYAVRLLGERETLE; from the coding sequence TTGAAGCTACTAGTGAAAGCACCAGCAAAGATTAATCTGTCGTTAGATGTACTGGGAAAAAGACAAGACGGATATCATGAAGTGAAAATGATTATGACAACCATTGATTTAGCAGATCGTCTAGAACTAACGGAATTAGCAGAAGACCGTATTGAAATTTTATCCCATAATCGGTATGTCCCAGACGACCAACGGAATTTAGCTTATCAGGCAGCGAGATTATTAAAAGAGAAGTTTAATGTAAAAAAAGGTGTATCTATTACTATTGAAAAAACGATTCCAGTAGCAGCTGGATTAGCAGGTGGAAGTAGTGATGCAGCAGCGACATTACGTGGTCTTAATAAATTATGGAATTTAGGGCTTACAATTGATGAGTTAGCAGAGCTTGGCGCAGAAATTGGATCAGATGTGTCGTTCTGTGTATACGGCGGCACAGCAATTGCTACTGGAAGAGGAGAGAAAATTGAGCATATAAAGACTCCGCCTTCTTGTTGGGTTATTTTAGCGAAACCACATATAGGTGTATCTACTGCTGATGTGTATGGAAATTTAAAGTTAAATCGAGTTACACATCCAAATGTAGATAAAATGGTTGATGTCATAAATTCTGGGGATTATAAAGGGATTTGTGATACTGTTGGTAATGTTTTAGAAGATGTAACATTTGGAATGCATCCTGAAGTTGCCCGTATTAAATCACAGATGAAGCGATTCGGAGCGGATGCTGTATTGATGAGTGGAAGTGGTCCAACTGTATTTGGACTTGTACACCATGATTCGCGAATGCATCGCATTTATAACGGATTAAAAGGATTTTGTGAACAAGTCTATGCGGTACGTTTATTAGGAGAGCGAGAAACGCTTGAATAA
- the purR gene encoding pur operon repressor translates to MKIRRSTRLVDMTYYLLQNPRRLVSLTFFAERYQSAKSSISEDLVIIKQTFEQQGVGTLQTIPGAAGGVKYIPYISEEEADLIIDELCGLFENPDRILPGGYLYMTDLLSNPRHINGAGRLFASVFARQPIDAVMTVATKGIPLAYAVANYLDVPVVIARKDNKVTEGPTVSINYVSGSSKRIQTMTLAKRSLPEGSNVLIIDDFMKAGGTIQGMMSMLEEFKANVVGIGVLVESTDIEERLINNFVSLIRLSEVDVKEKTIQVEKGNYSLAPFDEGLVEAE, encoded by the coding sequence ATGAAAATTAGAAGAAGTACAAGATTAGTCGATATGACTTATTACTTGCTACAAAACCCTCGTCGGCTAGTATCTCTCACTTTTTTTGCTGAAAGGTATCAATCGGCTAAGTCTTCCATTAGTGAAGATTTAGTTATTATTAAGCAAACGTTTGAACAACAAGGGGTCGGCACATTGCAAACGATACCAGGAGCAGCAGGAGGAGTGAAATATATACCGTATATAAGTGAAGAAGAGGCAGATCTAATTATTGATGAGCTTTGTGGCTTATTTGAAAACCCAGATCGTATTTTGCCTGGCGGTTACTTATACATGACAGATTTATTGAGTAATCCTCGCCATATTAATGGCGCGGGTCGTTTGTTTGCTTCTGTTTTTGCTAGACAACCAATTGATGCAGTTATGACTGTGGCAACGAAGGGGATTCCACTTGCTTATGCAGTGGCAAATTACTTAGATGTACCAGTTGTAATTGCAAGGAAAGATAATAAGGTAACAGAAGGTCCGACTGTTAGTATTAACTATGTGTCGGGTTCCTCTAAACGAATTCAAACAATGACATTAGCAAAACGCAGCCTTCCAGAAGGATCGAATGTTTTAATTATTGATGACTTCATGAAAGCTGGCGGAACGATTCAAGGTATGATGAGTATGTTAGAAGAGTTCAAGGCTAATGTTGTTGGTATTGGTGTATTAGTAGAATCCACAGATATTGAAGAACGACTAATTAATAATTTTGTATCATTAATTCGTCTATCGGAAGTTGATGTGAAAGAAAAAACGATTCAAGTGGAAAAGGGGAATTATTCTCTTGCACCATTTGATGAAGGGCTTGTAGAGGCTGAATAA
- a CDS encoding RidA family protein, with protein MKVVQTSKAPQAIGPYSQGIIVNNMFYSSGQIPLTANGELVTGDVTVQTEQVFQNLQAVLEEAGASFDTVVKTTVFLKDMDDFSAVNEVYSSYFSTHKPARSCVQVAKLPKDVSVEIEVIALVK; from the coding sequence ATGAAAGTTGTTCAAACAAGCAAGGCACCACAAGCAATTGGACCTTATTCGCAGGGGATTATTGTAAATAATATGTTCTATAGCTCAGGACAAATTCCATTAACGGCAAATGGGGAGCTTGTAACAGGAGATGTAACAGTACAAACAGAACAAGTATTTCAAAATTTACAAGCGGTATTAGAGGAAGCAGGTGCTTCATTTGATACAGTCGTAAAAACAACAGTATTTTTAAAGGACATGGATGATTTTAGTGCTGTGAATGAAGTATATAGCTCTTATTTCTCTACTCATAAACCAGCTCGATCTTGTGTACAAGTAGCAAAATTACCGAAAGATGTTTCCGTTGAAATTGAAGTAATCGCCCTAGTTAAGTAA
- the spoVG gene encoding septation regulator SpoVG — protein sequence MEVTDVRLRRVNTEGRMRAIASITLDHEFVVHDIRVIDGNNGLFVAMPSKRTPDGEFRDIAHPINSGTRSKIQDAVLTEYHRLGELEEVEFEEAGAS from the coding sequence ATGGAAGTGACTGACGTAAGATTACGCCGCGTAAACACAGAAGGCCGCATGAGAGCAATTGCCTCTATTACTTTGGACCATGAATTTGTTGTTCATGATATTCGTGTAATTGATGGTAATAATGGATTGTTTGTAGCAATGCCAAGTAAACGTACTCCAGATGGAGAGTTCCGTGACATTGCACATCCGATTAATTCTGGTACACGCTCTAAAATTCAAGATGCGGTTTTAACAGAGTATCATCGTTTAGGCGAGTTAGAAGAGGTTGAGTTTGAAGAAGCAGGTGCTTCGTAA
- the glmU gene encoding bifunctional UDP-N-acetylglucosamine diphosphorylase/glucosamine-1-phosphate N-acetyltransferase GlmU, which yields MSNRFAVILAAGKGTRMKSKLYKVLHPVCGKPMVQHVVDQVSQLGLQKLVTVVGHGAEMVQEQLGNVSEFALQAEQLGTAHAVDQAASVLANEEGTTLVICGDTPLITAETMEALLQQHKEAGAMATVLTAYIEEPAGYGRIVRNENGHVEKIVEHKDANEKELAIKEINTGTYCFDNKALFASLSKVSNDNVQGEYYLPDVIEILKNEGHIVSAYQTEQFDETLGVNDRVALSQAEIIMKNRINRKNMVNGVTIIDPSNTYISADAIIGSDTVLHPGTIIEGNTVIGSDCEIGPHTVIRDSEIGDRTTIRQSTVHDSKLGTEVSVGPFAHIRPDSVIGDEVRVGNFVEIKKTVFGNRSKASHLSYIGDAQVGEDVNLGCGSITVNYDGKNKFKTVIGNGVFIGCNSNLVAPVTVEDGAYVAAGSTITENVPSKALSVARARQVNKEDYVDQLLNKKKS from the coding sequence ATGTCAAACAGATTTGCAGTGATTCTAGCTGCAGGTAAAGGCACACGTATGAAGTCTAAGCTATACAAAGTGCTGCATCCTGTATGTGGAAAACCTATGGTACAACACGTAGTCGATCAAGTATCTCAATTAGGATTGCAGAAACTTGTAACGGTTGTTGGACATGGTGCTGAAATGGTACAAGAACAGCTAGGGAACGTAAGTGAGTTTGCATTACAAGCAGAACAACTTGGTACAGCACATGCTGTAGATCAAGCTGCAAGTGTACTTGCAAATGAAGAAGGAACAACTTTAGTTATTTGTGGTGATACGCCGCTAATAACTGCTGAAACGATGGAAGCATTACTTCAGCAACATAAAGAAGCAGGAGCAATGGCTACGGTGCTAACAGCGTACATAGAAGAACCTGCTGGATATGGCCGTATTGTTCGTAATGAGAATGGTCATGTTGAAAAGATTGTTGAGCATAAAGATGCAAATGAGAAAGAATTAGCTATTAAAGAAATCAATACAGGTACGTATTGTTTTGATAATAAGGCTTTATTTGCTTCACTTTCTAAAGTTTCAAATGATAACGTGCAAGGTGAATATTACCTTCCAGATGTTATTGAGATTTTAAAAAATGAAGGTCATATCGTATCAGCTTATCAAACAGAGCAGTTCGATGAAACGTTAGGTGTTAACGACAGAGTCGCTCTATCGCAAGCGGAAATTATTATGAAAAACCGTATCAACCGAAAGAACATGGTAAATGGTGTTACAATTATTGATCCAAGTAACACTTATATTTCTGCTGATGCAATTATCGGTAGTGATACAGTTCTTCATCCAGGAACAATTATTGAGGGGAACACTGTAATTGGTTCTGATTGTGAAATTGGACCGCATACAGTAATTCGTGATAGTGAAATTGGAGATCGTACGACAATTCGTCAATCTACTGTACATGATAGTAAACTTGGTACAGAAGTATCGGTTGGTCCATTTGCACATATTCGCCCAGATTCAGTTATTGGAGATGAAGTACGCGTTGGAAACTTCGTGGAAATCAAAAAGACTGTCTTTGGTAATAGAAGTAAAGCTTCACACTTGAGTTATATCGGGGATGCACAAGTTGGAGAAGACGTGAATCTTGGTTGTGGTTCAATTACGGTGAACTATGACGGTAAGAATAAATTCAAAACTGTGATTGGTAATGGGGTATTTATTGGATGTAATTCAAACCTTGTTGCTCCAGTAACAGTTGAAGATGGTGCTTATGTGGCAGCAGGCTCTACAATTACAGAGAATGTTCCATCAAAAGCATTATCGGTAGCACGTGCACGTCAAGTTAACAAAGAAGACTATGTTGATCAATTGCTGAATAAGAAAAAATCATAA
- a CDS encoding ribose-phosphate diphosphokinase, with translation MSTQYLNSNLKVFSLNSNKELAEQIAKHIGVGLGKCSVDRFSDGEVQINIEESIRGCDVFIIQSTSFPVNEHIMELLIMIDALKRASAKTINIVIPYYGYARQDRKARSREPITSKLVANLLETAGATRVITLDLHAPQIQGFFDIPIDHLMGVPILSDYFETKGLKDIVIVSPDHGGVTRARKMADRLKAPIAIIDKRRPRPNVSEVMNIIGNIEGKTAILIDDIIDTAGTITLAANALVENGASEVYACCTHPVLSGPAIERIQNSNIKELVVTNSIVLPEEKKIDKVHELSVAPLIGEAIIRVYEEESVSVLFN, from the coding sequence ATGTCGACTCAATATCTAAATTCTAATTTGAAAGTATTCTCTTTAAACTCTAATAAGGAACTTGCTGAGCAGATTGCAAAGCATATTGGAGTAGGGCTAGGAAAATGTTCTGTTGATCGTTTTAGTGATGGAGAAGTTCAAATTAACATTGAAGAAAGTATCCGTGGTTGCGATGTATTCATTATTCAATCTACAAGCTTCCCAGTAAACGAACATATCATGGAATTACTTATTATGATCGATGCATTAAAACGTGCATCTGCGAAAACAATTAATATTGTTATTCCTTACTATGGTTATGCGCGTCAAGACCGTAAAGCGCGTTCTCGTGAACCAATTACATCGAAACTTGTAGCAAACTTGCTTGAAACAGCAGGTGCAACTCGTGTAATCACTCTAGATTTACATGCTCCACAAATTCAAGGGTTCTTTGATATCCCAATCGACCACTTAATGGGTGTACCGATTCTGTCTGATTACTTTGAAACAAAAGGTCTTAAAGATATCGTAATCGTGTCTCCTGATCATGGTGGTGTAACTCGTGCAAGAAAAATGGCAGATCGTCTAAAAGCGCCAATCGCTATTATTGATAAGCGTCGTCCTCGCCCGAACGTATCAGAGGTAATGAACATTATCGGTAATATTGAAGGCAAAACAGCAATTTTAATTGATGACATCATTGATACAGCTGGTACAATTACATTAGCAGCAAACGCTCTTGTTGAGAACGGCGCTTCTGAAGTATATGCTTGCTGTACACACCCAGTATTATCTGGCCCAGCAATTGAGCGTATTCAAAATTCAAATATTAAAGAGTTAGTTGTAACGAACTCTATCGTATTACCGGAAGAGAAGAAAATCGACAAAGTACATGAACTTTCAGTTGCTCCATTAATCGGAGAAGCAATCATTCGTGTATACGAAGAAGAATCTGTGAGTGTATTATTCAATTAA
- the pth gene encoding aminoacyl-tRNA hydrolase codes for MKLIVGLGNPGREYELTRHNIGFMAIDELAKRWNISLNEQKFKGVFGAGFVNGEKVILLKPLTYMNLSGESIRPLMDYYKIDVEDFVVMYDDLDIPVGKLRLRMKGSAGGHNGVKSTISHLGTQEFQRIRMGIDRPKNGMKVVDYVLGRFTSEETPDVNYSIEKAADACEEWLNKPFLQIMNTFNS; via the coding sequence ATGAAATTGATAGTAGGACTTGGGAACCCAGGTAGAGAATATGAATTAACAAGGCATAATATTGGATTTATGGCCATTGATGAACTTGCGAAGCGTTGGAACATTTCTTTGAATGAACAAAAATTTAAAGGTGTATTTGGTGCAGGGTTTGTTAATGGAGAAAAGGTAATCTTATTAAAGCCGCTAACATACATGAATTTATCTGGGGAAAGTATTCGTCCACTCATGGATTATTATAAAATTGATGTTGAGGACTTCGTTGTTATGTACGACGATTTAGATATTCCTGTAGGTAAATTACGTCTTCGCATGAAAGGTAGTGCTGGTGGACATAATGGTGTAAAGTCAACGATTTCGCACCTAGGAACACAAGAATTTCAACGTATCCGTATGGGAATTGATCGCCCCAAAAATGGAATGAAGGTAGTCGATTATGTATTGGGACGCTTTACATCTGAAGAGACTCCGGATGTTAACTATTCTATTGAAAAAGCAGCGGATGCATGTGAAGAGTGGCTAAATAAGCCTTTTCTCCAAATCATGAATACTTTCAATAGTTAA
- a CDS encoding anti-sigma-F factor Fin family protein → MEGYYYCRHCGGNVGSINAEKVYSDVLFQLTEQEVVEMIHFHENGNIYIKTICESCQETLASYPEYYEYEKFLQ, encoded by the coding sequence ATGGAAGGGTATTATTATTGCAGACATTGCGGAGGTAATGTAGGCTCCATTAACGCAGAAAAAGTATATAGCGACGTTTTATTTCAACTAACAGAGCAAGAAGTAGTAGAGATGATTCATTTTCATGAAAATGGAAATATATATATAAAAACGATTTGTGAATCGTGTCAAGAAACGCTCGCATCTTATCCTGAGTATTATGAATATGAAAAATTTCTGCAATAA
- the mfd gene encoding transcription-repair coupling factor codes for MIGLLEQFYKNEEIQSVINGLEDGLKEQLISGMATSSRSLLMAALYKKTKKSQLIVTHNLYQAQKVHEDLVALLGEKDVWLYPVNELIASEIGVASPELKAQRIEVLNRLAAGENGIIVAPVAGLRRFLPIKELWKQKQIEINLGQEIDLDALLYTLHHIGYERKSMVEAPGEFSLRGGILDIYPLTEELPFRIEFFDTEVDSIRLFDVDEQRSQGKKESVRFGPATEFLFSQEELKSGIQHLEEGLTKTMQKLSDDKLKTTVLETVSHEIEMLKNGQSIEQMFKYLSIFYKEPASLIDYLPEDGVVILDEISRIQETASHLETEEAEWYISLLGEGTIIQDLSFSHAFEGFLHHKKRSFVYLTLFLRHITHTHPQNIVNVTCKTMQDFHGQMNLLKTEIDRWNEGHFTTVVLGTDDERVKKLQHILSDYDIEADIVEGTDILLPGRLQIAVGDLHAGFEMPMQKFVVITEKELFHKKVKKSQRKQKLSNAERIKSYSELKVGDYVVHVNHGIGKFLGIETLEINGVHKDYLNIKYQGNDKLYVPIEQIDQVQKYVGSEGKDPKVYKLGGNDWKKVKTKVEKSVQDIADDLIKLYAEREASKGYAYTPDTAEQQEFESSFPYQETEDQLRSIDEIKKDMERGRPMDRLLCGDVGYGKTEVAIRAAFKAIMDEKQVAILVPTTILAQQHYETIRERFQDYPINIGLLSRFRTRKQQNETIKGLKDGTIDIVIGTHRILSKDVTYKDLGLLIIDEEQRFGVTHKEKIKQLKANVDVLTLTATPIPRTLHMSMLGVRDLSVIETPPENRFPVQTYVVEYNPALMREAIERELARGGQIYFLYNRVEDIERKADEISMLVPDARVTYAHGKMNESELESVMLSFLEGQHDVLVSTTIIETGVDIPNVNTLIVFDADRMGLSQLYQLRGRVGRSNRVAYAYFAYKRDKVLSEVAEKRLQAIKEFTELGSGFKIAMRDLSIRGAGNLLGAEQHGFIDSVGFDLYSQMLKDAIEQRRGTDGAENTVNVEIDLEVDAYLPDAYISDSKQKIMMYKQFRGVSTIEDIEELQEEMIDRFGDYPQEVGYLLQIANIKVLAMKEQIELIKQNKFEVTFLFSEQASQNIDGGKLFMLGNSFGRMIGLGMEGSQLKIVMKTNGLETSKWLTIAENLLKGLPDVKKEVINA; via the coding sequence ATGATAGGTTTATTAGAGCAATTTTATAAAAATGAAGAGATACAATCGGTTATTAATGGATTAGAAGATGGGTTAAAGGAACAACTTATATCAGGGATGGCAACATCTTCTCGTTCATTATTAATGGCGGCTTTATATAAAAAAACAAAAAAATCACAATTAATCGTGACACATAACTTATACCAAGCACAAAAAGTACATGAAGATTTAGTGGCGTTACTTGGTGAAAAAGATGTGTGGCTATATCCAGTGAATGAACTGATAGCATCGGAAATTGGGGTTGCAAGTCCGGAATTGAAGGCGCAACGTATAGAAGTGTTAAATCGCTTGGCTGCGGGAGAGAATGGAATCATTGTAGCGCCAGTGGCAGGATTGCGTAGATTTTTACCAATAAAGGAATTGTGGAAGCAAAAGCAAATTGAAATCAATCTAGGGCAAGAGATTGATTTAGATGCGCTCTTGTACACTTTACATCATATTGGCTATGAGCGTAAGTCGATGGTAGAAGCCCCAGGGGAGTTCAGTTTGCGCGGGGGAATATTAGACATTTATCCTTTAACTGAAGAACTACCATTTCGTATTGAATTTTTCGATACAGAAGTCGATTCTATTCGATTATTTGATGTCGATGAACAGCGCTCTCAAGGTAAAAAAGAAAGCGTTAGGTTTGGTCCGGCAACAGAATTTTTATTTTCACAGGAAGAATTAAAATCAGGAATTCAGCATCTTGAAGAAGGTCTGACTAAGACGATGCAAAAACTTTCTGATGATAAATTAAAGACTACAGTGCTTGAGACGGTAAGTCATGAAATTGAGATGTTGAAAAACGGGCAAAGTATAGAACAGATGTTTAAATACTTATCTATTTTCTATAAAGAACCTGCTAGTCTGATAGATTATTTACCAGAAGACGGTGTTGTAATTTTAGATGAGATTTCCCGTATTCAAGAAACAGCATCACATCTTGAAACAGAAGAGGCGGAATGGTATATATCACTTCTCGGTGAAGGAACGATTATTCAAGATTTATCTTTCTCTCACGCATTCGAGGGATTTCTTCATCATAAAAAAAGAAGTTTTGTATATTTAACGTTATTCTTACGTCATATCACACACACACATCCGCAAAATATTGTGAATGTAACATGTAAAACAATGCAAGATTTCCATGGGCAGATGAATTTGTTAAAAACAGAAATTGATAGATGGAATGAAGGGCATTTTACGACTGTTGTACTTGGAACAGATGATGAACGTGTGAAAAAATTACAACATATTTTAAGTGATTATGATATTGAGGCAGATATTGTAGAAGGCACAGATATCTTATTACCTGGAAGGTTACAAATTGCTGTAGGTGATTTACATGCAGGGTTTGAAATGCCGATGCAAAAGTTTGTTGTCATTACTGAAAAGGAACTTTTCCATAAGAAAGTTAAAAAATCACAACGTAAACAAAAGTTATCGAATGCTGAACGTATTAAAAGTTATTCGGAATTAAAAGTTGGGGATTATGTAGTTCACGTAAATCATGGTATAGGTAAATTTTTAGGTATTGAGACATTAGAGATTAATGGTGTTCATAAAGATTATTTAAATATTAAATATCAAGGTAATGATAAGCTATACGTTCCAATTGAACAAATTGATCAAGTCCAAAAATATGTAGGGTCTGAAGGTAAGGATCCGAAAGTTTATAAATTAGGCGGAAATGATTGGAAAAAGGTTAAAACGAAAGTTGAAAAATCTGTACAAGACATTGCGGATGACCTAATTAAACTATATGCTGAGCGCGAAGCTTCAAAAGGCTATGCATATACGCCAGATACGGCAGAACAACAAGAGTTCGAATCATCTTTCCCATATCAAGAGACAGAGGATCAGTTACGTTCTATTGACGAAATTAAAAAAGATATGGAACGGGGACGCCCGATGGATAGGCTCCTTTGTGGTGATGTAGGGTATGGAAAGACTGAAGTGGCTATTCGTGCGGCATTTAAAGCAATTATGGATGAAAAACAAGTTGCAATTTTAGTACCGACAACGATTCTTGCGCAGCAACACTATGAAACAATTCGAGAGCGTTTTCAAGATTATCCAATCAATATAGGATTATTAAGTAGATTCCGTACGAGAAAACAACAAAATGAAACGATTAAGGGCTTAAAGGATGGCACAATAGATATTGTAATCGGAACACATCGTATTTTATCTAAAGATGTTACTTATAAAGATTTAGGGCTTCTTATTATTGATGAAGAACAAAGATTTGGCGTGACGCATAAAGAAAAAATTAAACAATTGAAGGCGAATGTTGACGTATTAACATTAACGGCAACTCCGATTCCACGGACGCTTCATATGTCTATGCTTGGTGTGCGCGACTTATCTGTTATTGAGACACCACCAGAAAATCGTTTCCCAGTCCAAACGTATGTAGTAGAGTATAATCCAGCATTAATGCGAGAGGCGATAGAGCGAGAGCTTGCAAGAGGCGGTCAAATTTACTTCCTATATAACCGTGTAGAGGATATTGAAAGAAAAGCAGATGAAATTTCGATGTTAGTTCCAGATGCTCGCGTAACGTACGCACATGGGAAAATGAACGAAAGTGAATTAGAGTCTGTTATGCTATCATTTTTAGAAGGGCAGCATGATGTTCTTGTAAGTACAACAATTATTGAGACGGGTGTAGATATTCCGAATGTAAATACGTTAATTGTATTCGATGCAGATCGTATGGGATTATCACAGTTGTATCAGCTTCGTGGGCGTGTTGGACGTTCTAATCGTGTTGCGTATGCATACTTTGCTTATAAACGTGACAAAGTGCTCTCAGAGGTTGCAGAGAAGCGTCTGCAAGCAATTAAAGAGTTCACGGAACTTGGATCTGGTTTCAAAATTGCGATGAGAGATTTATCTATTCGTGGAGCAGGTAATTTGTTAGGGGCAGAACAGCATGGATTTATTGATTCTGTCGGATTTGATCTATATTCTCAAATGTTAAAAGATGCAATTGAACAGCGTAGAGGAACAGATGGGGCTGAAAATACAGTTAATGTTGAAATTGACTTAGAGGTAGATGCATACTTACCAGATGCTTATATTTCAGATAGTAAGCAAAAAATTATGATGTATAAACAATTTAGAGGTGTTTCTACAATTGAGGATATTGAAGAACTGCAGGAAGAAATGATCGATAGATTCGGTGATTATCCACAAGAAGTTGGTTATTTATTACAAATTGCAAATATTAAAGTGTTGGCAATGAAAGAACAAATTGAGTTAATCAAGCAAAATAAATTTGAAGTAACATTCCTGTTTTCGGAACAAGCAAGCCAAAATATTGATGGTGGAAAATTATTCATGCTCGGAAATAGTTTTGGGCGTATGATCGGTCTAGGAATGGAAGGATCACAATTGAAAATTGTTATGAAAACAAATGGCTTAGAGACATCGAAGTGGTTAACAATTGCTGAAAATTTATTAAAAGGCTTACCAGATGTGAAAAAAGAAGTAATAAATGCCTAA